A region of the Aureibacillus halotolerans genome:
CATACAAAGACAACCGTGGGCATTATGATTTGATTTCCGCAGAAGGCAATGACTTCATCATGATGTATATGGGTTGGGGTGTTGATGAGGAAGGCATGGACTGGATGAACGAGGTGTTAGCACGTTATCCAAACCGCACCGCCATCTTGAATTTCCATGAGTACTTGCTTGTGTCTGGCAATCGCAGTGGGATTGGCGATGACATTTTCGAAGCGGTCGTCAAGCCAAACCCGAATGTCGTTGCGGTTTTATCAGGGCATTATCATGACAGCGAAACACTTGTTGACGCGATTGATGATGATGGAGATGGAGAGCCTGATCGCCGCGTCTACCAAATGCTCGCCGATTATCAAGGCGGTCCTGAAGGTGGCCAAGGCTACATGCGTTTGCTTCATATCGATAAGGAAACGAATCAAATTTATGTCAACACGTACTCGCCTTACATGGATGATTACAACTTTTACGACACAGATGAACACGGCACTAAAGACGAATTTAAGATTGAAATGGATTTGCAGCCACAGGATAAACGCGTTGCAACGGATAGCTTTGCCGTGAACATTTACAGCACAGAGGCGATTGACGACGTTCAAGAAGTGGCAAGTGGAACCTCTGCGGAAGCAGCATGGGACACTAAAGCTGGAACGACCTACAGCTGGTACGCCACGTTGCAGGACGACTTCGGAGGTTCAACGCGCTCTGAGCTCATGACCTTCACGACCGCAGGAACTGGAACGCCTCCTGAGGACGATGACGAGGATGACCAAGGAGACGACGAGGACAACCAGCAAGATAACGAAAATGATGAAAACGACGACGATAAGGATGAGGACAAGCAAGACAATGACGACGAGAACCAAGAATCCGGGTCCTCTAACGATTCCGAAGACGAGCAAAATGAAGGCTCATGGGTCGGTGACGAACTGCACCTCAACGTGAATGCAGATGGAACTCTTGAATTGCCGTCTGACGCTTTCGCCGAAGCGAACGAAGCTGTCACCATCGTTCTTTCAGCGCAAGCAGACGGCGAGCAGCGTGTCGACATTGACCAAGAAGCTCTGCAAGACTTGCAAAACCTGCCCTCTTCCACCTGGACAACCGGTTCTGTGCAATTGACCATTCCACAGGAGGCTTGGGGAAATGCAGAGGGAGCCGCAACCCTTGTGATTCAAACGGAAAACGCAGCAGGAACAGCCATCGTTGAACCTATAGGATCAGCGGTCACTGTTGGACTAGAGATTGATGGCGAGCCCAATGCATGGAACGCACCGGTGACATTGGAGCTTTCACACAGCCTTACGCCACAGCAGCAAAAGTTGGCTGGTGTCTATCGGATGAGTGGCACAGAACAAACCTACCTGAACGGAAAGATTAATGATCAACCTGCTACAGCAACGGTTGATCAAGATGGGACGTATGGGTTGGCGCTTTATCACGCCCCATTTGAAGACATTACGTCGCATTGGTCAAGAGACGCCGTCCGTCATGTCGCTGCCAAGCATATTGCAAAAGGCATCCAAGCCAATGCCTTTGTGCCAGAAAATAACCTAACACGTGCGGACATGGCCCTCTTCATCGGCCGAATGCTCGATGTGAACTCAGACACAGACACATCGATCTCGTTTGCCGATGTGCCGAACGATCATTATGCAGCTGGCGCCATTCAGGCGATGGCCAATGCTTCAATTGTGGAAGGCTATAACGGGCAGTTCCGCCCTGATGACGTCATTACCCGCGAAGAAGCCGTCGTCATGATCGTCCGTGCCCTTGAGCTTCAAGGCGACACGTGGGACGCTGGACCACCTGCTTCCTTTACAGACAGCGCATCTGTATCTGGGTGGGCAAAGGACGCTGTCACACAGGCCTCCTCCCTCCGTCTGATCCAAGGCAAAGGGGCCGGTTCCTTCGCCCCAGGAGCAACGCTAACGCGAGCGGAAATGGCCACAATGCTTTCGACATGGCTCAGCAATCAATAATAAATCTATGAAATACGCAAAGAACGTGCCCGAGGGTACGTTCTTTGTTTTTCGTTCCGTGCAATGGCCTCCCGCTATAATTGTTCCTAAAATAAGGCTCATCTTAACCGCACAGTTTGTCCCCCATTCCGCACAGTCAAAACGTTAAACAGCCCTCCATCTCAATGAACTTCTGTATGAGTCAACAGTCCTCGTTCACACAAGTCTCAGTCAATCACTCTTCCTCTCCGTCACAATCGAGGTCACTAGCAGCGACAAAGAAAGCGTCAGGATGGAAAGCGTATAAAGCAACGTTGTCTCTGGTTCCTCGTGGTTAATGATGATTAAACGAACAATGGCGGTGATGCCAATATAGATAAAATAGCGCAATGGGAAATGAAAATCAGACTTAAAATATTGCACGATAAGCGTAATAAACTCAAAAAATAAAAAATAAACAACAATACCTTCCACCAAATAATAATAGGAGACGATTTCATTTTGTACAAGCAGACTGTCGATGAGAAACAACGTCTTTCGAATCAAAAAAAGCGACAGGATTAACCCTAAAATAAACAACATCACATTTAAAATACGCTGTAAAAAAACAGACGCGAAATGCGGTTTTGCGCTGCGAATGGCGAGGTCCCCCTTTCATTTCACCTTCAGAGCTCCTTCTACTTTATTCTTGAAAAACAGCTTGTATGAAAACATCTATTTATCTCTTGTAAAGGAATTAAATAGTCCTTTTATCATGCTTTATCAAAAATATTTTAAAAAAATTATGTTCATTGCACAAAAATTATGCTAACATAACCGATAATCCAGTATAGATAAAATTATTACAGTATTAGTGTAATTTATCTCAAAACGGGAGCGAAGTAGATGGACCAAATATACAGAAAAATACGTGATCTCAGACAAAGGAACAAGATGACGTTAAAGGATTTAAGTGATCGGACCTCTTTGTCTGTCAGCTTTCTTTCTCAAATTGAACGAGGGTCCTCCTCCCTTGCAATTCATTCACTACAAAAAATAGCAGAAGCTTTTGAAGTGAACATAGGCTACTTTTTTGAGGAACAGGATCGGTACAACTACGTAATGAGACAATCTCAGAAGAAACCATTTCAGATCAAAGGCTTTGAATCAGAGTACATTCGATTAAACGGGGAATTTACTAATCGATCCCTCGCACCCTTTGAAATTATCATGAAGCCTCATCAAAAAAAGACAAACACATTTACACATCCTGGAGAAGAATTTTATTACGTCCTTGAGGGAGCCATGATCTATACGCTTGACGACAAGGAATACTACCTTAAAAAAGGAGAATCTATTCATTTCCCTTCGACGATCCCTCACTATGGGGAGAATCCTCTAGACAAAGAAACCAAATTATTATGTGTAATTACTCCGGTCATCTTCTAAGATGACTTGGAGTCTCTTAGCAAAAGTTAAATAGTCATAATATTCAACTGAAAGGAGGAAAAAGATTGAACCCACTTTTAAAGGTTCACGAACTCTCTGTTGGTTTTCAATCAGATCAAGGCGTTGTTAAAGCGATAGAAGATGTATCGTTCGAGGTTCATAAAGGCCAAACCCTCTGTATTGTTGGGGAGTCTGGTAGTGGAAAAAGCGTGACTTCGATGTCTATTATGCGCCTCATCGACTATGAAAATGGTGTGCTATTGGGTGGAGATATTGAGTTTAATGGAGAGTCACTCTCAACCAAAAGCCAAGACAGCATGCGAAAAATTCGAGGAAATCAAATGTCAATGATCTTTCAAGAGCCGATGACCGCACTAAACCCTGTCTTCTCTGTCGGAAAACAAATTGTTGAGTCACTCCGTTTACAAAACAAGCGTCTTTCCAAATCTGAGTCATGGGCTAAGGCGGTGGAGTTGCTTCAACAGGTCGGCATCTCTGAGCCTCATATCCGTGTGAAACAATTTCCTCATGAACTTTCAGGAGGGATGAGACAGCGTGTCATGATTGCCATTGCACTTGCTTCAAATCCGCAATTACTGATCGCTGATGAGCCTACGACAGCCTTGGACGTTACCATTCAATCGCAAATTTTGCACCTATTGGCAGAATTAAAAGAAACGACAGGTATGTCGATGATCCTCATTACACACGACATTGGGGTTGCTGCAGAGATCTCTGATCGTATTGTCGTGATGTACGCCGGAACAATCGTTGAAGAAGGTGATGTGTTTGACATCTTTGAACAACCAAAGCATCCCTATACCGTTGGATTGTTCGAATCTGTACCCGTCGTGGATGGCGAAAGAAAACCGTCGCTTCCATCTATCCCTGGGACCATTCCATCGTTAGCGAATCTGCCTGAGGGCTGCCGTTTTCACCCGCGTTGTCCTTATGCGACGGAACAGTGTGTTCGTTCTTCCCCGCCATTAGTGACACTTAGTGAAGGACGCAAGGTTGCCTGTTTTCATCATGACATCGTTGATCATCAAAATTCTTTGACGAAGACCAAAAAGGAGGTGGTACAGGATGAGTGAATCAACGGTGTTGCTTGAGGCTACAAATATTAAAAAGTACTTTCCTATTAAAAAAGGTGTGCTCAAAAAAACCGTTGGTCATGTTCGTGCCGTGGATGATGTATCATTGACGATTCGTAAAGGAGAAACCTTTGGCTTAGTCGGTGAATCGGGTTCAGGCAAATCAACGTTAGGCAGGGTGCTGTTACAGCTCCAAGCATTGACAAGTGGCACTGTACAGTTCAAAGGTCAGCCTATTCATAACGCAAATGCTCAACAACTACGAGCGATTCGTAAGCATATGCAAATCATCTTTCAAGATCCTTTTGCTTCATTAGATCCACGATTCACCATTCGTGACATTATTGCAGAACCGTTTCAAATCCACCAAATGCTCAAGGGACAAGCCTTGGATAACAAGATTGACGACCTTCTGCAGAGAGTGGGACTAGACCCACAGCGTAAGCACGCTTACCCTCATGAGTTTTCAGGTGGTCAGCGGCAGCGCGTAGGCATTGCTCGAGCGATTGCTCTACAGCCTGATTTTATTGTCGCCGACGAAGCAGTCTCTGCTCTCGATGTTTCTGTGCAGGCACAGGTCATTAATCTGCTCAAGGATCTCCAACAAGATTTAGGCTTGACGTACTTATTTATCGCACACGGATTAAATGTTGTCAGACATATCTCTGATAGGGTCGGCGTGATGTATTTAGGGCAACTGGTGGAGGTCGGTCCTACTGATGCATTGTATGAGACACCCGCTCACCCCTACACAAAGGCGTTAATTGACACCAACCCGAACCCGAATCCCTACAAACGAAAAAAGCGAATTCTGCTTAAGGGAGAGATTCCTTCTCCAGCCAACCCTCCGTCAGGCTGTCGCTTTCACACACGTTGCCCCATCGCGACAGACACTTGCAAAACGGAGGCGCCGAGCTTAAAAGCATTTGGTCAAGATCGTCTTGTTGCCTGTCATTATCCTATCCAAGACCATTAAAAGGAGAGAGAAAAAAATGAAGAAAAAAGCGTACAACGGATACAAATCATTCCAATATTTAGAATCAGGAAAAGATTACAAACCTTATCCTCTCGCAAAGGAAATCAATCGTGTTGAACCTTTCAACTACCCTGTGAATGATTCACAGGAACAAGAGGTTCAAGCCATTTTGGAAGAGGAATACATCATTTCTCTTCACGAGCATACATTTGTCTGCCCAGAGGACGTCAATCAGATTTTCGAATTTAGACGTCAAGGGAGAGATTGGACGGGCTATGAAGGATTAAGTGTGTCTGGT
Encoded here:
- a CDS encoding ABC transporter ATP-binding protein, producing the protein MSESTVLLEATNIKKYFPIKKGVLKKTVGHVRAVDDVSLTIRKGETFGLVGESGSGKSTLGRVLLQLQALTSGTVQFKGQPIHNANAQQLRAIRKHMQIIFQDPFASLDPRFTIRDIIAEPFQIHQMLKGQALDNKIDDLLQRVGLDPQRKHAYPHEFSGGQRQRVGIARAIALQPDFIVADEAVSALDVSVQAQVINLLKDLQQDLGLTYLFIAHGLNVVRHISDRVGVMYLGQLVEVGPTDALYETPAHPYTKALIDTNPNPNPYKRKKRILLKGEIPSPANPPSGCRFHTRCPIATDTCKTEAPSLKAFGQDRLVACHYPIQDH
- a CDS encoding ABC transporter ATP-binding protein, giving the protein MNPLLKVHELSVGFQSDQGVVKAIEDVSFEVHKGQTLCIVGESGSGKSVTSMSIMRLIDYENGVLLGGDIEFNGESLSTKSQDSMRKIRGNQMSMIFQEPMTALNPVFSVGKQIVESLRLQNKRLSKSESWAKAVELLQQVGISEPHIRVKQFPHELSGGMRQRVMIAIALASNPQLLIADEPTTALDVTIQSQILHLLAELKETTGMSMILITHDIGVAAEISDRIVVMYAGTIVEEGDVFDIFEQPKHPYTVGLFESVPVVDGERKPSLPSIPGTIPSLANLPEGCRFHPRCPYATEQCVRSSPPLVTLSEGRKVACFHHDIVDHQNSLTKTKKEVVQDE
- a CDS encoding helix-turn-helix domain-containing protein, which produces MDQIYRKIRDLRQRNKMTLKDLSDRTSLSVSFLSQIERGSSSLAIHSLQKIAEAFEVNIGYFFEEQDRYNYVMRQSQKKPFQIKGFESEYIRLNGEFTNRSLAPFEIIMKPHQKKTNTFTHPGEEFYYVLEGAMIYTLDDKEYYLKKGESIHFPSTIPHYGENPLDKETKLLCVITPVIF
- the psiE gene encoding phosphate-starvation-inducible protein PsiE, with protein sequence MRSAKPHFASVFLQRILNVMLFILGLILSLFLIRKTLFLIDSLLVQNEIVSYYYLVEGIVVYFLFFEFITLIVQYFKSDFHFPLRYFIYIGITAIVRLIIINHEEPETTLLYTLSILTLSLSLLVTSIVTERKSD